One segment of Plasmodium vivax chromosome 14, whole genome shotgun sequence DNA contains the following:
- a CDS encoding hypothetical protein, conserved (encoded by transcript PVX_123325A) has translation MDTLSKSSTQSSLNNLNQGDDKYDHLKGAENNDNENVDTDVCDESEKNELFKSSPSENDLTRENQDSNGGAKEEEHKEEEHKEEEHKEEEHKEEEHKEGEHKEGEHKEGEHKEEKDKEAEHKEEEHKEAEHTGEKTIINDSPPDGKDKPPKMPNDLIDEKFLEGENEKETRDDANAKYRYGDYEGAIKIWLRGLRSISYVLSKKEELSSERLESFQKLHATYSSNIAQGFMRLSKFSECVKFSLIAQEHDKKNVKIYFRLAKGYFMLGEYDKAIQVLNEGIEIDNDTALVNLLTLVKKKKETFLKREKHMMKYIFDHLKDKPVIHDKKFSNSFFRAVYSIVSLLLMFVYAFFVRSSSLLARIFKKGKIKSG, from the coding sequence atggacacGCTCTCGAAAAGCAGCACACAAAGTAGCCTAAACAATTTAAACCAAGGCGACGACAAATACGACCATTTAAAGGGCGCAGAAAATAACGACAATGAAAATGTAGACACAGACGTGTGTGATGAAAGTGAGAAGAATGAGTTATTCAAATCGTCTCCGTCAGAAAATGACCTAACAAGGGAGAATCAAGATAGTAACGGGGGtgcaaaggaggaggagcataaggaggaggagcataaggaggaggagcataaggaggaggagcataaggaggaggagcataAGGAGGGGGAACATAAGGAGGGGGAACATAAGGAGGGGGAACATAAGGAGGAGAAAGATAAGGAAGCGGAACATAAGGAGGAGGAACATAAGGAAGCGGAACATACGGGGGAGAAAACCATAATAAATGATAGCCCCCCGGATGGAAAAGACAAACCCCCCAAAATGCCCAACGACCTGATagatgaaaaatttttagaaggcgaaaatgaaaaggaaaccaGGGATGatgcaaatgcaaaatatAGATATGGCGATTACGAAGGGGCAATTAAAATTTGGTTGAGAGGACTAAGGTCTATCAGTTATGTCctttccaaaaaggaagaactaAGCAGTGAGCGTTTGGAATCATTCCAAAAATTACATGCCACCTACAGTAGCAATATTGCTCAGGGGTTCATGAGATTAAGTAAATTCTCAGAATGTGTGAAGTTTTCCCTTATAGCCCAAGAacatgacaaaaaaaatgtgaaaatataCTTCAGATTGGCTAAAGGATATTTTATGTTAGGCGAATATGACAAAGCTATACAAGTCCTAAATGAAGGAATCGAAATTGATAACGACACAGCTTTGGTTAATTTGTTAACCctcgtgaaaaaaaaaaaggaaacttttttaaaaagagaaaaacacaTGATGAAATATATCTTTGATCATCTCAAGGACAAACCTGTGATTCACGACAAGAAGTTTTCCAATTCGTTTTTCAGAGCTGTCTATTCAATAGTATCTCTGCTTCTCATGTTTGTGTATGCATTCTTCGTTCGCTCCTCCAGCCTCTTAGCTCgcatctttaaaaaaggcaaaataaaGAGTGGCtaa